One genomic segment of Mycolicibacterium gilvum includes these proteins:
- a CDS encoding S9 family peptidase, whose protein sequence is MSGDVRAPIAQRVDSQRVHHGDVFVDPYEWLRDKENSDVVDYLKAENAFTEHVTESLAPLRQKIFDEIKARTKETDLSVPTRRGDWWYYGRSFQGKQYGVQCRCPVDDPEDWTPPELDENTEIPGEQVLLDENVEAEGHDFFSLGAASVSVDGNILAYSVDVKGDERYTLRFKDLRTGKRYDDEITGIGAGVTWAADNATVYYVTVDDAWRPDTVWRHRLGSGQPAQRVYHEPDERYWIGVGRTRSNKYVIIAAGSAVTSELRYGDAEDGDTDFTVVWPRRDGVEYSIEHAVVGGQDRFLILHNDGAENFTLVEAPVADPTDVTTLIEHREDVRLDAVDAFDGHLVLSYREDALPRIQLWPVTDAGYGRAQDITFDSELMSVGLSANPNWSAPKLRIGATSFVTPVRIYDLDLATGERTLLREQPVLGDYRPEDYVERRDWAVAEDGARVPISIVHRAGVQFPAPAMLYGYGAYESCEDPRFSIARLSLLDRGMVFAVAHVRGGGELGRPWYEHGKMLEKRNTFTDFIAVARHLDENGTVRPENLVAYGGSAGGLLVGAVANMAPERFAGILAAVPFVDPLTTILDPSLPLTVTEWDEWGNPLDDPEVYRYMKSYSPYENVSPGNYPSILAMTSLNDTRVFYVEPAKWVAALRHAQKDPAAESARVLLKTEMNAGHGGISGRYERWKETAFQYAWLLDVAKAETGG, encoded by the coding sequence GTGAGCGGTGACGTCAGGGCGCCCATCGCGCAGCGAGTCGACTCCCAGCGCGTCCATCACGGGGACGTCTTCGTCGACCCGTACGAATGGCTGCGCGACAAGGAGAACTCCGACGTCGTCGACTACCTGAAAGCGGAGAACGCGTTCACCGAACACGTCACCGAATCGCTGGCGCCGCTGCGGCAGAAGATCTTCGACGAGATCAAAGCCCGCACCAAGGAGACCGACCTCTCGGTGCCCACCCGCCGCGGCGACTGGTGGTACTACGGACGCAGCTTCCAGGGCAAGCAGTACGGCGTTCAATGCCGTTGCCCCGTCGACGATCCCGAGGACTGGACGCCGCCCGAACTCGACGAGAACACCGAGATCCCCGGCGAGCAGGTGCTTCTCGACGAGAACGTCGAGGCCGAGGGCCACGACTTCTTCTCCCTCGGAGCCGCCAGCGTCAGCGTGGACGGTAACATCCTGGCGTACTCGGTCGACGTCAAGGGCGACGAGCGGTACACCCTGCGATTCAAGGATCTACGCACCGGGAAGCGCTACGACGACGAGATCACCGGCATCGGTGCGGGCGTGACCTGGGCCGCCGACAACGCCACCGTCTACTACGTCACCGTCGACGACGCCTGGCGTCCGGACACCGTGTGGCGGCACCGCCTCGGCTCCGGGCAGCCGGCGCAGCGCGTGTATCACGAACCTGACGAGCGCTACTGGATCGGCGTCGGCCGGACCCGGAGCAACAAGTACGTGATCATCGCCGCCGGCAGTGCCGTGACCTCCGAACTGCGCTACGGCGATGCCGAGGACGGGGACACCGACTTCACCGTCGTCTGGCCGCGACGCGACGGCGTGGAGTACTCGATCGAGCACGCTGTCGTCGGCGGGCAGGACCGGTTCCTGATCCTGCACAACGACGGTGCCGAGAACTTCACTCTCGTCGAGGCACCGGTCGCCGACCCGACCGACGTCACCACCCTGATCGAGCACCGTGAGGACGTGCGCCTCGACGCCGTCGACGCGTTCGACGGGCACCTGGTCCTCAGCTACCGCGAGGACGCGTTGCCGCGCATCCAGCTCTGGCCGGTCACGGACGCCGGATACGGGCGAGCACAGGACATCACCTTCGATTCGGAGCTGATGTCGGTGGGGCTGTCGGCGAACCCGAACTGGAGCGCGCCGAAGCTGCGCATCGGTGCGACGTCCTTCGTCACCCCCGTGCGCATCTACGACCTCGATCTGGCGACCGGAGAACGGACATTGCTGCGCGAGCAGCCCGTACTCGGTGACTACCGGCCCGAGGACTATGTCGAGCGGCGCGACTGGGCTGTCGCCGAAGACGGTGCCCGAGTGCCGATCTCGATCGTCCACCGCGCCGGTGTGCAGTTCCCGGCACCGGCGATGCTGTACGGATACGGCGCATACGAGTCCTGCGAGGATCCCCGCTTCTCGATCGCGCGTCTGTCGCTGCTTGACCGCGGAATGGTGTTCGCGGTCGCGCACGTGCGTGGGGGTGGCGAGCTCGGCAGACCCTGGTACGAACACGGCAAGATGCTGGAGAAGCGCAACACATTCACCGATTTCATCGCGGTGGCACGTCACCTCGACGAGAACGGGACCGTCCGTCCCGAGAACCTGGTGGCCTACGGAGGTAGCGCCGGCGGTCTGCTGGTGGGGGCCGTGGCCAACATGGCGCCCGAACGGTTCGCCGGGATCCTCGCCGCGGTGCCGTTCGTCGATCCGCTGACCACGATCCTGGACCCGTCGCTTCCGCTCACCGTCACCGAATGGGACGAATGGGGAAATCCGCTGGACGACCCCGAGGTCTACCGGTACATGAAGTCCTATTCGCCGTATGAGAACGTCTCGCCCGGGAACTACCCGTCGATCCTGGCGATGACCTCCCTCAACGACACCAGGGTGTTCTACGTCGAACCGGCAAAATGGGTTGCCGCACTGCGTCATGCGCAGAAAGATCCGGCCGCCGAGTCGGCCAGGGTGCTGCTCAAGACCGAGATGAACGCCGGACACGGAGGTATCAGCGGGCGCTACGAGCGGTGGAAGGAGACCGCGTTCCAGTACGCGTGGCTGCTGGACGTCGCGAAGGCCGAAACCGGCGGCTGA
- a CDS encoding phosphoribosylaminoimidazolesuccinocarboxamide synthase, translating into MRPALSDYQHLASGKVRELYRVDDRHLLFVATDRISAYDFILDSEIPDKGRVLTAMSVFFFGLLDSPNHLAGPPDDERIPEEVLGRALVVRQLDMLPVEAVARGYLTGSGLIDYQKTGSVCGIPLPSGLVEASKFDEPLFTPATKADLGEHDVNITYDDVVELIGAERAEQLRERTLAVYQQGADHALSNGIIVADTKFEFGIGADGELALADEVFTPDSSRYWRADDYAEGQVQNSFDKQFVRNWLTGTDSGWDRNGDQAPPPLPPDIVAATRARYIEAYERISGLRFDDWIGGAA; encoded by the coding sequence ATGCGTCCCGCTCTGTCCGACTACCAGCATCTGGCCAGCGGAAAGGTCCGTGAGCTCTACCGTGTCGATGACCGGCATCTGTTGTTCGTCGCGACCGACCGGATCTCGGCCTACGACTTCATCCTCGATTCCGAGATCCCCGACAAGGGGCGGGTGCTGACCGCGATGAGCGTGTTCTTCTTCGGGCTCCTCGACTCGCCGAACCACCTGGCGGGTCCGCCCGATGACGAGCGGATCCCCGAGGAGGTGCTCGGCCGGGCGCTGGTGGTCCGCCAACTCGACATGCTGCCGGTCGAGGCCGTCGCCCGTGGCTATCTGACCGGCTCCGGGCTGATCGACTATCAGAAGACCGGCTCGGTGTGCGGCATCCCGCTACCGTCCGGCCTCGTCGAAGCCAGCAAGTTCGACGAGCCCCTGTTCACGCCGGCGACCAAAGCCGACCTCGGCGAGCACGACGTCAACATCACCTACGACGACGTCGTCGAGCTCATCGGGGCCGAGCGTGCCGAGCAGTTGCGCGAGCGCACCCTCGCCGTCTACCAGCAGGGCGCCGACCATGCGTTGAGCAACGGCATCATCGTCGCCGACACCAAGTTCGAGTTCGGCATCGGCGCCGACGGGGAGCTCGCCCTGGCCGACGAGGTGTTCACTCCGGACTCCTCGCGCTACTGGCGCGCCGACGACTACGCGGAGGGGCAGGTGCAGAACAGCTTCGACAAGCAGTTCGTCCGTAACTGGTTGACCGGCACCGACTCCGGCTGGGACCGCAACGGCGACCAGGCTCCGCCGCCGCTGCCGCCCGACATCGTCGCAGCTACTCGGGCGCGCTATATCGAAGCCTACGAACGTATCTCGGGTCTGCGGTTCGACGACTGGATTGGAGGAGCCGCGTGA
- a CDS encoding DUF1707 SHOCT-like domain-containing protein, producing MDSGQPDIRASDADRAAVTQILEHAVGQGMLTLDEYTERIDVVLGARTRRELDTVIADLPHIRRAPAPAPPEVLRTWMSGISRKGPWTVPPRLRLVTRMCSTTLDFTSAVLHNPVVHIDIDDYFSATELILPDGATADLNGVVQVGASTTVKVTSSPPSRALHVVVTGRVRFGSVTARHPFGTALKRLLK from the coding sequence GTGGACTCCGGACAACCCGACATCAGGGCATCGGACGCCGACCGCGCCGCGGTGACCCAGATCCTCGAACACGCCGTGGGACAGGGCATGCTCACGCTCGACGAGTACACCGAACGTATCGACGTCGTGCTCGGGGCGCGGACCCGCCGCGAACTGGACACCGTCATCGCGGATCTGCCGCACATTCGTCGCGCACCCGCCCCGGCCCCTCCGGAAGTGCTGAGGACCTGGATGTCCGGCATCTCGCGCAAGGGGCCGTGGACCGTACCGCCGCGGCTGCGTCTGGTCACCCGAATGTGCTCGACCACACTGGATTTCACCTCTGCGGTGCTGCACAACCCGGTGGTGCACATCGACATCGACGACTACTTCAGCGCCACCGAGCTGATCCTGCCCGACGGCGCCACAGCCGACCTGAACGGCGTCGTGCAGGTCGGGGCCTCCACGACGGTGAAAGTCACGTCGAGTCCGCCGTCGCGGGCCCTGCACGTCGTGGTCACCGGCAGGGTGCGTTTCGGCTCGGTGACCGCCAGGCATCCGTTCGGGACCGCGCTCAAGCGTCTGCTGAAGTAA
- the purB gene encoding adenylosuccinate lyase gives MSIPNVLANRYASEEMVAIWSPEAKIVAERRLWIAVLKAQAELGVPVPDGVVDDYERVLENVDLASIAARERVTRHDVKARIEEFNALAGHEHVHKGMTSRDLTENVEQLQIRRSLELVHAHGVAVVARLAERAALYRDVVMAGRSHNVAAQATTLGKRFASAAEEMLVALKRVGELIDRYPLRGIKGPMGTAQDMLDLFDGDTERLADLERRVAGFLGFTDMFTSVGQVYPRSLDHDVVSALVQLGAGPSSLAHTIRLMAGHELVTEGFAPGQVGSSAMPHKMNSRSCERVNGLQVVLRGYGSMAAELAGAQWNEGDVFCSVVRRVALPDAFFALDGQTETFLTVLDEFGAYPAVIQRELDRYLPFLATTRILIAAVRAGVGRETAHEVIKEHAVAVALAMRERGAEPDLLDRLAADPRLPLDRPALDAALADRQAFSGAAGDQVDRVVAEVEDLVARYPGAAEYTSGAIL, from the coding sequence GTGAGCATCCCGAACGTTCTGGCCAACCGCTATGCCAGCGAGGAGATGGTGGCCATCTGGTCACCGGAGGCGAAGATCGTCGCCGAGCGACGGTTGTGGATCGCGGTGCTGAAAGCGCAGGCAGAGCTGGGTGTGCCGGTGCCCGACGGGGTCGTCGACGATTACGAGCGTGTCCTGGAGAACGTCGACCTGGCCTCGATCGCCGCGCGGGAGCGGGTCACCCGCCACGACGTGAAGGCCCGCATCGAGGAGTTCAACGCCCTGGCCGGCCACGAGCACGTGCACAAGGGCATGACCAGCCGCGACCTCACCGAGAACGTCGAGCAGCTGCAGATCCGGCGGTCGCTGGAACTGGTGCACGCCCACGGCGTCGCGGTCGTCGCGCGCCTCGCCGAACGCGCCGCGCTCTACCGGGACGTCGTGATGGCCGGCCGGTCCCACAACGTCGCCGCGCAGGCGACGACGCTCGGCAAGCGGTTCGCGTCGGCCGCCGAGGAGATGCTCGTCGCGCTCAAGCGGGTCGGCGAGCTGATCGACCGCTACCCGTTGCGCGGGATCAAGGGGCCGATGGGCACCGCGCAGGACATGCTCGACCTGTTCGACGGTGACACCGAGCGCTTGGCCGACCTTGAGCGCCGCGTCGCCGGATTCCTGGGCTTCACCGACATGTTCACCAGCGTCGGCCAGGTCTACCCGCGCTCACTGGACCACGACGTGGTCTCGGCGCTCGTGCAACTCGGGGCCGGGCCGTCGTCGCTGGCCCACACCATCCGGCTGATGGCCGGCCACGAACTGGTGACCGAGGGGTTCGCGCCGGGGCAGGTCGGTTCGTCGGCGATGCCGCACAAGATGAACAGCAGGTCGTGCGAACGCGTCAACGGCCTGCAGGTGGTGCTGCGCGGCTACGGCTCGATGGCCGCGGAACTCGCCGGCGCGCAGTGGAACGAGGGGGACGTGTTCTGCTCGGTGGTCCGTCGCGTCGCGCTGCCGGACGCGTTCTTCGCCCTCGACGGGCAGACCGAGACGTTCCTGACGGTGCTCGACGAGTTCGGCGCCTATCCCGCCGTGATCCAGCGTGAACTCGACCGCTACCTGCCCTTCCTGGCCACCACCCGGATCCTGATCGCTGCGGTGCGGGCCGGGGTCGGGCGCGAGACGGCGCACGAGGTCATCAAGGAGCATGCGGTCGCCGTCGCGCTCGCGATGCGCGAGCGCGGTGCCGAACCGGACCTGCTCGACCGCCTCGCCGCCGATCCGAGGCTGCCGCTGGACAGGCCCGCCCTCGATGCGGCGCTCGCCGACCGGCAGGCGTTCAGCGGGGCGGCGGGCGATCAGGTCGACCGCGTGGTCGCCGAGGTCGAGGACCTCGTCGCGCGGTATCCCGGTGCGGCCGAATACACCTCGGGCGCGATCCTCTGA
- the relZ gene encoding bifunctional ribonuclease/(p)ppGpp synthase yields MNFVGLDLAWGEKNQTGVAVVDSDGRLLHVGAATDDDSIAAAIAPYTAEECLVAIDAPLIVKNATGHRPAETRFNRDFSRFEAGARPAFTDRPEFKHPRAARIAERLGLDTDPSSAAPRRAIEVYPHPATVVLFDLDRTLKYKRGPFEDRHRELLRLMTLIEGLDDATPRLRVNRSVAWVELRKRVEAATKPSHLDRDEDPVDAVICAYVGLYWYHRPDDVTIYGDHASGYILTPSLPKSRLPEAAPTKKSRPDRHPDLTRPSAVVAEYASRRPALVEATDHYLALVTGLLDDAGINYLSVAARTKTVESFAAKTRRRGADGKPLYSEPLVEVTDLIGLRVITYLREDVDTVANLLAEEMRLLDDRDMGQETAREGRWGYASRHLLMGVEGVQQPASIQVRTVLQHAWAEFEHEIRYKGSIPEAYVPDLDRRFTLAAGLLELADREFSAVRERLRTALPETAEPEIGSDPRLPTPVLATYLGNRFPDAGWSRTDHYAWIAGLLLDLGIDSIDEVDAALAGIDTDAVNAAMDYRYPAGAVRRLDDALLALYGTDYIRLQDNSHRVKLLEARLARLRPV; encoded by the coding sequence ATGAACTTCGTCGGGCTCGACCTCGCCTGGGGCGAGAAGAACCAGACCGGCGTCGCCGTGGTCGACTCCGACGGCCGGCTCCTGCACGTGGGTGCGGCGACCGACGACGACAGCATCGCCGCGGCGATCGCGCCCTACACCGCCGAGGAATGCCTGGTCGCGATCGACGCCCCGCTGATCGTCAAGAACGCCACCGGGCACCGGCCGGCGGAGACGCGGTTCAACCGGGACTTTTCACGCTTCGAGGCGGGCGCCCGTCCGGCGTTCACCGACCGGCCGGAGTTCAAGCACCCCCGCGCCGCCCGGATCGCCGAACGGCTCGGCCTGGACACCGATCCGTCGTCGGCCGCCCCCCGCCGGGCCATCGAGGTGTATCCGCATCCGGCGACGGTGGTGCTGTTCGACCTGGACAGGACACTGAAGTACAAACGCGGGCCGTTCGAGGATCGCCACCGTGAACTGCTGCGGCTGATGACGCTCATCGAAGGGCTCGACGACGCGACCCCCCGGCTGCGCGTCAACCGCAGCGTGGCGTGGGTGGAGCTGCGCAAGCGGGTCGAAGCGGCGACCAAGCCCAGCCATCTCGACCGCGACGAGGATCCGGTCGACGCCGTGATCTGCGCCTATGTCGGTCTGTACTGGTATCACCGGCCCGACGACGTGACGATCTACGGCGATCACGCGTCCGGCTACATCCTCACGCCGTCGCTGCCGAAGTCCCGCCTACCCGAGGCGGCGCCCACGAAGAAGTCGCGTCCGGATCGGCACCCGGACCTCACCCGCCCGTCGGCCGTGGTCGCCGAGTACGCCTCGCGGCGCCCCGCACTGGTGGAGGCGACCGACCACTATCTGGCGCTGGTCACCGGGCTTCTCGACGACGCGGGCATCAACTATCTGTCGGTCGCCGCGCGGACCAAGACCGTCGAGTCCTTCGCGGCCAAGACCCGGCGACGCGGCGCGGACGGGAAGCCGCTCTACAGCGAGCCGCTGGTCGAGGTCACCGATCTGATCGGTCTGCGTGTCATCACCTACCTGCGTGAGGACGTCGACACGGTCGCCAACCTGCTCGCCGAGGAGATGCGACTGCTCGACGACCGCGACATGGGTCAGGAGACCGCACGCGAAGGCCGCTGGGGGTATGCCAGCCGGCACCTGCTGATGGGCGTCGAGGGCGTCCAGCAACCCGCGTCCATCCAGGTGCGCACCGTCCTGCAGCACGCGTGGGCCGAGTTCGAACACGAAATCCGTTACAAGGGTTCGATTCCCGAGGCCTACGTGCCCGACCTCGACAGGCGCTTCACGCTCGCCGCCGGCCTGCTCGAGCTCGCCGACCGCGAGTTCTCCGCGGTGCGGGAACGGCTGCGGACGGCGCTGCCGGAGACCGCCGAACCCGAGATCGGCAGCGACCCCCGCCTCCCGACGCCGGTGCTGGCCACCTACCTGGGCAACCGCTTCCCCGACGCCGGGTGGTCGCGCACCGACCACTACGCGTGGATCGCCGGGCTGCTCCTCGACCTCGGGATCGACTCGATCGACGAGGTCGACGCCGCGCTGGCCGGTATCGACACCGATGCCGTCAACGCCGCGATGGACTACCGCTATCCAGCCGGTGCGGTCCGCCGTCTCGACGACGCCCTCCTGGCCCTCTACGGCACCGATTACATTCGGCTGCAGGACAATTCGCACCGCGTCAAGCTGCTCGAAGCCAGGCTGGCGCGGTTGCGGCCGGTTTAG
- a CDS encoding APC family permease, with product MSEHTTGTGTTEKQPELRRVMGPGLLLLFVVGDILGTGVYALVGDVAGEVGGAAWLPFLVAFAIATITAFSYLELVTKYPQAAGAALYAHKAFGIHFITFLVAFVVMCSGITSASTASRAFAANFFTGVGVEDAPKAGVLILALVFMAALAAINFRGVGESVKLNVILTIVEITGLVLVILVGLWAFTGGGEVDFSRVVAFETAEDKNTFLAITAATSLAFFAMVGFEDSVNMAEETKDPVRTFPKILLSGLSIAGVVYILVSIVAVALVPVGKLEESDTPLVEVVRAGAPGLPIDTILPFMTMFAVSNTALINMLMASRLIYGMARQHVLPPALGLVHPTRRSPWVAIIFTTVIAFGLIAYVSAFASSNAISILGGTTSLLLLSVFAVVNVAVLVLRRDVVRAGGHFTTPTALPVIGFLASLYLVLPFSGRPVQQYIVAGGLVVIGVVLFFITQLINKQLGIKSGRITDPTHLGSSPD from the coding sequence ATGTCGGAACACACGACCGGCACGGGCACTACCGAGAAGCAGCCCGAACTGCGGCGGGTGATGGGCCCCGGCCTGCTCCTGCTCTTCGTCGTCGGGGACATTCTCGGCACCGGCGTCTACGCTCTCGTCGGCGACGTCGCCGGTGAAGTCGGTGGCGCGGCCTGGCTTCCGTTCCTCGTCGCGTTCGCCATCGCGACCATCACCGCGTTCAGTTATCTGGAGCTGGTGACCAAGTATCCGCAGGCCGCTGGAGCTGCGCTTTACGCGCACAAGGCCTTTGGGATCCACTTCATCACCTTCCTGGTGGCTTTCGTCGTCATGTGTTCCGGGATCACCTCGGCATCAACGGCTTCGAGGGCGTTCGCGGCGAACTTCTTCACCGGTGTGGGTGTCGAGGATGCGCCGAAGGCCGGCGTGCTGATACTGGCCCTGGTGTTCATGGCCGCTCTCGCGGCGATCAACTTCCGCGGCGTCGGTGAGAGCGTGAAGCTCAACGTGATCCTGACGATCGTCGAGATCACCGGCCTGGTGCTGGTGATCCTGGTCGGGCTCTGGGCGTTCACCGGGGGCGGAGAGGTCGACTTCTCTCGCGTCGTGGCGTTCGAGACCGCCGAGGACAAGAACACCTTCCTGGCCATCACGGCCGCCACCTCGCTGGCCTTCTTCGCGATGGTGGGATTCGAGGATTCGGTCAACATGGCCGAGGAGACCAAGGATCCGGTGCGGACCTTCCCGAAGATCCTGCTCTCCGGTCTGTCGATCGCCGGCGTCGTCTACATCCTGGTCTCGATCGTGGCCGTGGCGCTCGTCCCGGTCGGCAAGCTCGAAGAGAGTGACACTCCGCTCGTCGAGGTGGTCAGAGCAGGCGCCCCCGGATTGCCGATCGACACCATCCTGCCGTTCATGACGATGTTCGCGGTGTCGAACACGGCGCTGATCAACATGCTCATGGCCAGCCGGCTGATCTACGGCATGGCCCGCCAGCACGTGCTGCCGCCCGCACTCGGCCTGGTGCATCCGACCCGGCGTTCCCCGTGGGTGGCCATCATCTTCACCACCGTGATCGCGTTCGGACTCATCGCCTACGTGTCGGCCTTCGCCAGCAGCAACGCGATCTCGATCCTCGGCGGCACGACCAGTCTGCTTCTGCTCTCGGTGTTCGCCGTCGTCAACGTGGCCGTGCTGGTGTTGCGACGCGACGTCGTGCGGGCGGGCGGGCATTTCACGACGCCGACCGCGCTTCCCGTCATCGGATTCCTCGCGTCGCTGTATCTGGTGCTGCCGTTCTCGGGGCGGCCGGTCCAGCAGTACATCGTCGCCGGCGGACTCGTCGTCATCGGCGTCGTGCTGTTCTTCATCACCCAGCTGATCAACAAGCAACTCGGTATCAAGTCCGGGCGCATCACCGACCCGACGCACCTCGGGTCGTCGCCCGACTAA
- a CDS encoding TetR/AcrR family transcriptional regulator: MLKVTAAVTPKGERRRYALVSAAADLLCEGGFDAVRHRAVARRAGLPLASTTYYFSSLDDLIANAVEHVGSRETEQLRHRVAALSRRRRGAESTADILVDLLVGDNPERVTEQMISRYERYIACARQPGLRDIQRRILRQRSDAVVEVVERSGRSVRAELVTALVCAVDGAVVAALVGDGDGPRATARATLIDVIDVLAPFN; the protein is encoded by the coding sequence ATGCTAAAAGTGACGGCAGCGGTCACTCCCAAGGGAGAACGTCGACGGTATGCGCTGGTCAGCGCTGCCGCCGACCTTCTCTGCGAAGGGGGCTTCGACGCGGTCCGCCACCGCGCGGTCGCACGGCGCGCCGGGCTGCCCCTGGCGTCCACGACGTACTACTTCTCCTCGCTGGACGACCTGATCGCCAACGCCGTCGAACATGTCGGCAGCCGGGAGACCGAACAACTGCGGCACCGCGTCGCGGCGTTGTCGCGACGGCGGCGCGGGGCCGAATCGACCGCCGACATCCTCGTGGACCTGCTCGTCGGCGACAACCCCGAGCGGGTGACCGAACAGATGATCTCGCGCTACGAGCGCTACATCGCGTGTGCCAGGCAGCCGGGACTGCGCGACATCCAGCGGCGCATCCTGCGCCAGCGCAGCGACGCCGTCGTCGAGGTGGTGGAGCGATCGGGCCGGTCCGTGCGGGCCGAACTGGTCACCGCCCTGGTCTGCGCGGTGGACGGAGCGGTCGTCGCGGCGCTGGTCGGGGACGGGGACGGCCCCCGGGCCACGGCCAGGGCCACCCTGATCGATGTCATCGACGTGCTCGCCCCGTTCAATTGA
- a CDS encoding alpha/beta hydrolase, producing MAPMPMINRRDVLSLGLRAAMVATAGTAAASLLDTPASAAPPAPTYTTGSFPSAARGGAVTNWAIARPPGRTEPLRPVILLHGKDSSAATVMSMGVEQFLADAVRAGLPPFAMAAVDGGNGYWHRRASGDDAGAMVLDEFLPLLAAQGLDTSRVGFLGWSMGGYGALLLGSRLGAGRTAAICAVSPALWTSPGAAAPGAFDGAEDYAAHSVWGPAGLDGIPLRIDCGYDDPFASATEQFIAQLPSPPAGGFSPGGHNAQFWSGQLTSEMTWMAPLLAA from the coding sequence ATGGCGCCCATGCCGATGATCAACCGCCGGGACGTGTTGTCGCTCGGGCTGCGCGCAGCGATGGTCGCCACCGCGGGCACCGCTGCGGCGTCGTTGCTCGACACCCCGGCATCGGCCGCCCCGCCCGCGCCGACCTACACCACCGGATCGTTCCCGTCGGCGGCCCGGGGTGGCGCCGTGACCAACTGGGCGATCGCACGACCGCCCGGCCGGACCGAGCCACTGCGCCCGGTGATCCTGCTGCACGGCAAGGATTCTTCGGCGGCCACCGTGATGTCGATGGGCGTCGAGCAGTTCCTCGCCGACGCGGTGCGGGCCGGCCTGCCGCCGTTCGCGATGGCCGCCGTCGACGGCGGCAACGGGTACTGGCACCGGCGCGCGTCCGGCGACGACGCGGGCGCGATGGTGCTCGACGAGTTCCTGCCGCTGCTTGCCGCGCAGGGACTGGACACCTCGCGGGTCGGATTCCTGGGGTGGTCGATGGGCGGGTACGGAGCGTTACTTCTCGGGTCGCGGCTGGGCGCCGGACGGACCGCGGCGATCTGCGCGGTGAGTCCGGCGTTGTGGACGTCTCCGGGCGCAGCCGCCCCGGGGGCGTTCGACGGCGCCGAGGACTATGCAGCCCACAGCGTCTGGGGTCCGGCCGGCCTGGACGGCATCCCGCTGCGCATCGACTGCGGCTACGACGACCCGTTCGCGTCGGCGACCGAACAGTTCATCGCGCAGCTGCCCAGCCCACCCGCGGGCGGCTTCTCCCCCGGCGGACACAACGCGCAGTTCTGGTCGGGACAGCTGACGTCCGAGATGACCTGGATGGCACCGCTGCTCGCCGCTTAG